One Arvicanthis niloticus isolate mArvNil1 chromosome 13, mArvNil1.pat.X, whole genome shotgun sequence genomic window carries:
- the LOC117719059 gene encoding interleukin-3 receptor class 2 subunit beta-like, translating to MDQQGTLNWGLPYMALVALCWTHGATEAEKTVPLKTLQCYNDYTKQIICSWADTEDAQGIINMTLYHQQEKKQPVSCELSKDLLWSECPSSHLCVPRRCNISHTSFYTTSKDYYFFQPDRDLGIQLMLPLARHVQPPPPKDIRISPSGDHFLLEWSMSPGDAQVSWLSQEDIQFEVAYKQLQDSWEDASSLHTSNSWVTLQPRLFLPNNIYVARVRTQLSPRSSFSGRPSRWSPEVHWNSQPGDKAQPQNLQCFFNGIQSLNCSWEVWTQITGSVSFGLFYRPSPEAPEKECSPVVKELQTGLYTRYHCSLTVPDPSAHNRYTVSVKHLVQGKLISSYDHIQMHPPTLNLTKNRDSYSLLWEAQKISSYTTHTFEVQYKKKLDSWEDSKKETLSNNNGMNLPQLDPATSYCARVRVKHLQSDYGLWSEWSNEATWTTDWVMPTLWTVLILVVLMLILLLALRFGCVYGYRLYRKWKENIPNPSKSLLFQDGGKGLWPPGSMAAFTTKNPTAQGPQSNLFAEQLGVSYTHLEDNEVSPLTIEDPNMVRDPPSGPDTTPAASSEPTEQPSHVQGNPPTPSGRPKKQIPSFDFNGPYLGPPQSHSLPDLPGQLVFPQVGGRLKPALPGSLEYMCLPPGGQVQLVPLSQVMGQGQAVDWQCGSSLETTGSPSMEPKESPPVELSVEEQEPRDNPVTLPIYSGGHEDSMMASDYVTPADLVLTLPTEPLSTSLGPSLGFLSAQSPSLCLELPRVPSGSPALGPPEFEDYVKLPPIMSHPAKSPPGNPAPPVASSPTVSPGEPREEVDSASPCPEDLLVLQQIGDYCFLPGLGPGPLSPHSKPPSPGLCPETEDLDQDLSLRKLPYQPMPQVPAIQFFKSLKHWDYLSPPP from the exons AAAACAGCCAGTGTCCTGTGAACTCAGTAAGGACCTCCTATGGTCAGAGTGCCCGTCATCCCACCTCTGTGTGCCCAGAAGATGTAACATCTCCCATACAAGTTTTTACACCACGAGTAAAGACTACTACTTCTTCCAGCCAGATCGTGATCTGGGTATCCAGCTCATGCTTCCACTGGCCCGGCATG TGCAGCCACCGCCTCCCAAGGACATCCGCATCAGCCCCTCTGGGGATCACTTTCTGCTGGAGTGGAGTATGTCACCTGGGGATGCCCAAGTGTCCTGGCTTTCACAAGAGGACATACAGTTTGAGGTGGCTTATAAGCAGCTTCAGGACTCCTGGGAG GATGCCTCCAGCCTCCACACTAGCAACTCTTGGGTCACTCTCCAGCCAAGGCTCTTCCTACCCAACAATATCTATGTGGCCCGTGTGCGCACTCAGCTGTCCCCACGTTCAAGCTTCTCTGGCAGACCCAGCAGATGGAGCCCAGAGGTACACTGGAACTCCCAGCCAG GAGACAAGGCCCAGCCACAGAATCTTCAGTGCTTCTTTAATGGGATCCAGTCCCTCAACTGCTCCTGGGAGGTGTGGACCCAGATAACTGGCTCTGTTTCCTTTGGACTCTTCTATCGCCCCAGCCCTGAAGCTCC GGAGAAGGAATGCTCTCCTGTGGTGAAGGAGCTGCAGACCGGCCTCTACACCCGCTACCACTGCAGTCTAACTGTGCCTGACCCCAGTGCGCACAACCGGTACACTGTCTCTGTTAAGCACCTGGTACAAGGAAAGTTAATCAGCAGCTATGACCACA TCCAGATGCATCCTCCAACCCTGAATTTGACCAAGAACAGAGACAGCTACAGCCTGCTTTGGGAAGCTCAGAAAATATCctcatatacaacacacacattcgAGGTCCAGTACAAGAAGAAATTGGACAGCTGGGAG GACAGCAAAAAGGAGACCCTCAGTAATAACAATGGCATGAACCTGCCACAGCTGGATCCTGCCACCTCATACTGTGCCAGAGTGAGAGTCAAGCACCTCCAGAGCGACTATGGGCTCTGGAGCGAGTGGAGCAATGAGGCCACTTGGACGACTGACTGGG TGATGCCCACGCTATGGACAGTCCTCATCCTGGTCGTTCTCATGCTCATCTTGCTCCTGGCCCTCCGCTTTGGATGTGTGTATGGGTACAG GCTGTACAGGAAGTGGAAAGAGAATATCCCCAACCCCAGCAAGAGCCTCCTGTTCCAG gaTGGAGGTAAAGGGCTCTGGCCCCCTGGCAGCATGGCAGCCTTCACAACTAAGAACCCCACTGCCCAGGGACCACAGAGCAACCTTTTCGCTGAGCAACTTGG GGTGTCATATACACATTTGGAGGACAACGAAGTATCACCTCTCACCATAGAGGACCCTAACATGGTTCGAGATCCACCATCTGGGCCTGATACAACCCCAGCCGCCTCATCTGAACCAACAGAGCAGCCTTCCCATGTTCAAGGAAACCCACCAACTCCTTCTGGCAGACCTAAGAAGCAAATACCCAGCTTTGACTTCAATGGCCCCTACTTGGGGCCTCCCCAATCCCACTCCCTGCCTGATCTCCCAGGCCAGCTGGTTTTCCCCCAGGTGGGTGGGAGGCTAAAGCCAGCACTGCCAGGCTCCTTGGAGTACATGTGTCTGCCCCCTGGAGGACAAGTGCAATTGGTCCCATTGTCCCAGGTGatggggcaggggcaggctgTGGACTGGCAGTGTGGGTCCAGCCTGGAGACCACAGGGAGCCCTTCCATGGAACCAAAGGAGAGCCCTCCAGTTGAGCTGAGTGTAGAGGAACAGGAGCCAAGGGACAACCCAGTGACTCTGCCCATATACTCTGGGGGCCATGAGGACAGTATGATGGCCTCTGATTATGTCACTCCTGCAGATCTGGTGCTCACTCTGCCCACAGAGCCCCTGTCTACCTCTCTGGGCCCCTCTCTAGGGTTCCTCTCAGCCCAAAGCCCCAGTCTCTGTCTTGAGCTGCCCAGGGTCCCCTCTGGAAGCCCAGCTCTTGGGCCACCAGAGTTTGAGGACTATGTGAAGCTCCCTCCAATCATGAGCCACCCTGCCAAGTCCCCTCCTGGCAATCCTGCTCCTCCTGTGGCAAGTAGCCCCACAGTGAGCCCAGGAGAGCCCAGGGAGGAAGTAGACTCAGCATCCCCATGCCCTGAAGACCTCCTTGTTCTTCAGCAAATTGGGGACTACTGCTTCCTCCCTGGCCTGGGACCTGGCCCCCTCTCACCACACAGTAAGCCACCCTCTCCAGGCCTGTGCCCTGAGACTGAGGACCTAGACCAGGACTTATCTCTCAGAAAGCTTCCCTACCAACCCATGCCCCAGGTGCCAGCTATTCAGTTTTTCAAGTCCCTAAAGCATTGGGACTACCTGTCACCACCGCCTTGA